The Candida orthopsilosis Co 90-125, chromosome 7 draft sequence genome has a window encoding:
- a CDS encoding Fgr32 protein (protein similar to S. cerevisiae Swa2p): protein MPPKKDAFADLFQSASSTKNNGVNSRLNKLSLSERQKLEQQQQQQQKQNTQSLNSSWSNLDILSPQQTINNGSQVSSVRSSNPTSTIGSVSNTPTAAQGDDDPFAIFTKPSNGKVNTSTINTVSTQPSVAKPQGMSLLDDDFTDLFPEQKQQQKQQNQPVETDKPPIPEAIRTKSDVSYTSANRTNASTPRSTNGDASSKDHTIAELIDIGFTIEDANDAIAHSGTDLQKCVNYIMKKNTSQTQSRTNSRPSEFDESDDSILGKRPDSIDFNELGNNLFQKANTFINFSKRKVMENIEHLNQGGSPFDLGRNSKNGSQSPNLPEWMRNQAKYKSQAYEKKFGGEDYGEDEDNINQEEIDRFMRTQKEKERQRLRQRFEQKQSGVDSGEENGMRRDSASPSGVSSKSSISKESSPAPAKPPRPTVRNSAGVCVPQKPVSSVSQNQKSPVVNSPIKKEATPVEEVDLLGISSTSGPQQTASSSTPSNLRDTSPLNQFIETDYIIHKTKATEAFKTGDYTTALESYNKCLSTLPPKHELRVVMNSNLALTNKLQGHLKQSLENVEQALSLMQLDECESNQVPQLAGKSVKYWYLKVMIVKAEVLELLEKYELALESYNLLMQKLGCMDKKVMDGKRRVDRIVNPDNYKPKPTASKSTSKRATPKPVLTSTPTPTTKPKPKPKPTEVELDPLVVDEINNSITQWSQQKNNDLRQMLINLQTLIPPGSIKINPKLLTLSLNDLVLPKQVKLNYMKVISSIHPDKLASQLSGQSEKDKRIQLICNGVFILLNERWEVFRKEENI, encoded by the coding sequence ATGCCACCAAAGAAAGATGCATTTGCTGATCTATTTCAATCAGCAAGTAGTACCAAGAACAATGGTGTCAATTCGCGACTCAATAAATTATCATTGTCTGAACGTCAAAAGTTGgagcaacaacagcaacaacaacagaagcAGAACACtcaatcattgaattcaagTTGGTCCAATTTGGATATCTTGTCACCCCAACAGACCATAAACAATGGATCCCAAGTGTCAAGTGTCCGACTGTCGAATCCTACTAGTACTATAGGATCGGTATCCAATACTCCGACGGCTGCCCAAGGTGATGACGATCCATTTGCCATCTTTACCAAGCCTAGCAATGGTAAGGTAAATACTTCCACAATCAATACTGTGAGTACCCAACCGAGCGTTGCCAAACCTCAAGGAATGTCGTTGctagatgatgattttacAGACTTGTTTCCTGaacaaaagcaacaacagaaGCAACAAAACCAGCCAGTGGAGACAGATAAACCACCTATACCAGAAGCAATACGAACTAAATCAGATGTGTCCTATACTAGCGCCAATAGAACTAATGCATCTACTCCTAGGTCTACAAATGGGGATGCATCATCCAAAGATCATACAATTGCTGAGCTTATTGATATAGGTTTCACTATTGAGGATGCCAACGATGCAATTGCTCATTCAGGTACTGACTTACAAAAATGTGTCAACTACATcatgaaaaaaaatacatcacaaacacaatcaaGGACCAACTCCAGACCCagtgaatttgatgaaagtgaCGATTCCATCCTCGGTAAACGTCcagattcaattgatttcaatgaacTAGGCAACAACTTATTCCAAAAAGCAAAtacatttatcaatttctccaaaagaaaagtgatggaaaatattgaaCATTTAAACCAAGGAGGTTCACCATTTGATTTAGGACGGAATTCCAAAAATGGGTCGCAATCACCAAATCTTCCTGAATGGATGAGAAATCAAGCGAAATATAAATCACAAGCttatgaaaagaaatttggtGGTGAAGATTATggagaagatgaagataataTCAATCAGGAGGAAATTGATAGGTTTATGCGTActcaaaaggaaaaagagaGACAGAGGTTGAGACAGAGATTTGAACAGAAACAAAGTGGTGTAGATAGTGGGGAAGAGAATGGAATGAGACGCGATAGCGCGTCTCCTTCAGGTGTTTCGTCGAAGAGTTCTATCTCGAAAGAGTCTTCACCAGCTCCTGCAAAACCACCAAGACCTACAGTTAGGAATAGTGCTGGAGTTTGTGTACCACAAAAGCCGGTCTCTTCTGTAAgtcaaaaccaaaagtCACCAGTAGTGAATTCCCCAATCAAAAAGGAAGCAACTCCAGTTGAGgaagttgatttgttaGGTATATCATCCACTTCAGGACCACAACAAACTGCATCTTCCTCTACACCATCCAACTTACGTGATACTAGTCcattaaatcaatttattgaaactgATTACATTATACATAAAACCAAAGCCACCGAAGCTTTCAAGACAGGGGATTATACAACTGCATTGGAATCATACAATAAATGtctttcaactttaccaCCAAAACATGAATTACGAGTAGTTATGAATTCTAATTTAGCATTGACTAATAAACTACAGGGGCATTTGAAACAgagtttggaaaatgttgaacaagCTTTACTGTTGATGCAATTGGATGAATGTGAAAGTAACCAAGTTCCACAATTAGCGGGCAAGTCAGTTAAATATTGGTATTTGAAAGTGATGATTGTTAAAGCAGAGGTATTGGAATTATTAGAAAAATATGAGTTGGCATTGGAAAGTtataatttgttgatgcaaaaGTTGGGATGTATGGATAAAAAAGTTATGGATGGGAAAAGAAGGGTTGATAGGATAGTTAATCCTGATAATTATAAACCAAAACCAACTGCATCTAAGTCAACCAGCAAAAGAGCAACTCCAAAACCGGTCTTAACTTCAACTCCAACTCCCACAACAAAGCCAAAGCCAAAGCCAAAACCTACTGAAGTAGAGCTAGATCCATTagtagttgatgaaatcaataatTCAATAACTCAATGGtcccaacaaaaaaacaatgaTTTACGACAAATGTTAATAAATTTGCAGACACTAATCCCACCCGGATCAATCAAGATCAATCCAAAGCTATTAACATTATCATTAAATGATTTAGTATTACCAAAACAAgttaaattgaattatATGAAGGTGATCAGTTCTATACATCCTGATAAATTAGCTAGTCAATTATCAGGACAACTGGAGAAGGATAAACGGATTCAGTTGATTTGTAATGGAGTGTTTATATTATTGAACGAACGGTGGGAAGTGTTTAGAAAGGAAGAAAATATATAG
- a CDS encoding thiamine biosynthesis enzyme, translating to MFSQFTRSIFKHNISSTTNRAMSILKVAYIPEHFSTPLFFAQQQGYYAKYNLSIEFVKVPEGSGRLINLLNNEEVDLAIGLTEAFVADIAKGNDKIKLLDTYVQSPLLWAVSTGSNRNELKNVQDLAKFGKIGISRIGSGSYIMSFVLAHQLGFDKFNEFAVCSNFRNLRDSVNKKQPEGGSTSYEISDAFMWEYFTSKKYYDSGEIKQIGEIYTPWPSWVITASTKAVTTKQQDIHNFISSVNEGIEYFNQHIDEAVDYIASNLDYSAEDARQWTKTVQFNDKVGQNPLDWEKIVVKTTNVLKDAGVLQDSDDVIGKRLDEHVHKTNI from the coding sequence ATGTTTAGTCAATTCACACGAAGCATATTCAAACACAACATCTCCAGCACCACTAACAGAGCAATGTCGATTCTAAAAGTAGCTTACATCCCGGAGCATTTCTCAACCCCATTGTTTTTCgctcaacaacaaggtTACTACGCAAAATATAACTTGtcaattgagtttgttAAAGTGCCAGAAGGTAGTGGTCGATTAATTAATCTTTTaaataatgaagaagtCGATTTAGCTATTGGATTGACCGAAGCATTTGTTGCTGATATTGCCAAAGGTAATGATAAGATCAAGTTATTGGATACTTATGTGCAATCACCATTGTTGTGGGCAGTTAGTACTGGGTCCAATCGAAATGAGCTTAAGAATGTGCAAGATTTAGCCAAGTTTGGTAAAATTGGTATTTCACGTATTGGAAGTGGTTCGTATATTATGAGTTTTGTATTGGCACATCAATTGGGCTTTGACAAATTTAATGAATTCGCAGTCTGCTCTAACTTTAGAAACTTGCGTGATTCAGTGAATAAGAAACAACCAGAGGGTGGTTCTACTAGCTATGAAATTAGTGATGCATTCATGTGGGAGTACTTTACTAGCAAAAAGTATTATGACTCAGgagaaatcaaacaaattggAGAAATATACACCCCTTGGCCATCATGGGTTATAACTGCATCAACTAAAGCAGTCACCACTAAACAGCAAGATATTCACAACTTCATATCGTCGGTAAATGAAGGTATTGAGTATTTCAACCAACATATTGACGAAGCGGTTGATTATATTGCATCTAATTTGGATTATTCTGCTGAAGATGCTCGTCAATGGACGAAAACAGTACAGTTCAATGATAAAGTAGGACAAAATCCATTGGATTGGGAAAAGATTGTCGTCAAAACTACTaatgttttgaaagatgcTGGTGTTTTACAAGATAGTGATGATGTTATAGGGAAGAGATTGGATGAACATGTCCACAAGACTAACATCTGA
- a CDS encoding Vps21 late endosomal Rab small monomeric GTPase (involved in transport of endocytosed proteins to the vacuole), translated as MSSSHPQPATSVKLVLLGEAAVGKSSLVLRFVSNDFQENKEPTIGAAFLTQKCTIGDRTIKYEIWDTAGQERFASLAPMYYRNAQAAIVVYDITKPASFVKARHWVKELHEQASKDITIALVGNKYDLVEDEPEDGNTGEGDQELLRKVSKEEGQALADEEGLLFFEASAKTSYNVNEVFVGIGEKIPDNNKQGGSAATNNGEVNENRIDLSVENRKSSSSCC; from the coding sequence ATGAGTAGTAGCCATCCACAACCAGCCACGTCAGTCAAGCTAGTGCTACTCGGGGAAGCAGCCGTTGGAAAATCCTCCTTAGTATTGCGGTTTGTGTCCAAcgattttcaagaaaataaagaaCCCACTATTGGAGCTGCATTCTTGACGCAAAAATGTACCATTGGTGATCGTACCATCAAATATGAGATTTGGGACACTGCAGGACAAGAACGGTTTGCGTCACTAGCACCTATGTATTATCGAAATGCCCAAGCTGCTATTGTGGTGTATGATATAACTAAACCGGCATCATTTGTCAAAGCTAGACATTGGGTTAAAGAACTACATGAACAAGCAAGTAAAGATATTACTATTGCTCTTGTTGGGAACAAATATGATTTAGTTGAAGATGAGCCTGAGGATGGAAATACGGGAGAAGGAGACCAAGAGTTGTTGAGGAAAGTAagtaaagaagaaggaCAAGCATTGGCTGATGAAGAAGGCTTACTCTTCTTTGAAGCTAGTGCAAAGACGTCTTATAATGTTAATGAAGTGTTTGTTGGGATTGGGGAGAAGATCCCCgataataataaacaaGGTGGTAGTGCTGCAACCAACAATGGAGAAGTCAATGAAAATAGAATTGATCTTAGTGTTGAGAACAGGAAATCATCCTCCCTGTGTTGTTAA